The following coding sequences are from one Coffea arabica cultivar ET-39 chromosome 11e, Coffea Arabica ET-39 HiFi, whole genome shotgun sequence window:
- the LOC113718462 gene encoding uncharacterized protein isoform X3, with protein MGRNRVYGSLEEARAEKNRRSREQRAAARRETKNDAPLGVCTLAVTAFNIHDSNAVNQPNMGVIESSLGSGSILPFAENNAEHLQAENEENVCASIADGANEVSSTNLDVGEPSLRRQRRSRKPAITDPLATIATEPAVLPDVPSCPYCHAKRFHQEPPGFCCASGEVQLLSTEMPRELMLLYIEDSDEAAEFRRCVRSYNNMFAFTSIGIHPDKSLAANYNGVYTFRIQGQMYHYINPLIPENGEKPRNLQLYFVDTDHETTQRLSISSRFQETLVTKLEKILKINPYSAFFRGLQDLPGIDDYKIVLDTTPAVDQRVFNKPTVSQVGAVWTESTNSEHVNSKHIQIYGKNGQTQIVKHYFACHDSLQYPLIFANGEPGWHPGIEKIRHPNKSNITSVTCEGETIIATTTATMATDIIDAENRAINQRKRKRNTVSCREYYCYKLQIRDADRSMLLHIGRLLQQYVVDVYVKIESIRLDFHRGRSKQAQLRTEIYQGIVDSISSGESSSSSIGKRIFLPASFIGGPRDMRRRYMDAMSLVQRYGKPDIFLTMTCNKNWPEIKKMLLPTDKVENRPDLISRVFRAKLQQLKDELLKKNIFGKVAAYTYVIEFQKRGLPHAHFLIILKQGWKMYSPESYDRIVCAELPDARQHPYLYELVVKHMMHGPCGAMNPSCPCMKQHIGCKDNYPKEFTEATRHSHNSYPVYRRRDFQQSVTVRGHPLDNRWVIPYNPYLLSKFNCHINVEICSTIRAVKYIYKYIYKGHDKILYQLTNTGPNEIVDEIKNFVCARWVSPPEAMWRIYAFDLNEVHPSVISLQLHLENKQSVTFDENQSLQNVISNPCSSQTMLTEFFSMNCYDEYAKHLNCLYIEFPEYFTWNAQSKYWSRRKRGEVIGRILTARPTEGERYYLRMLLMHVRKPTSFQDLKVVNGYVCQTFKEAANLLGLLHSDNAAELCLQEASAYQMPSSLRQLFASILAYCTPTNPRELWLKYEDFLSEDIRHTIRSKGCIALATATSGVAASILPGGRTAHSRFKIPLQDSDTAICNIGKQSAIAKLIRDAKVIIWDEASMAKRSSIEKFDESLKDIMNKDAIFGGKIIVFGGDFRQTLPVITKGCKEEIVNASLVKSPIWPYLIKLKLSQNMRA; from the exons ATGGGTCGAAATAGAGTATATGGAAGTTTGGAAGAGGCTCGTGCTGAGAAAAATCGAAGGAGCCGCGAGCAACGTGCTGCTGCTCGGCGTGAGACAAAGAATGATGCGCCATTAGGAGTGTGTACATTAGCTGTCACAGCTTTTAATATACATGACTCAAATGCTGTGAATCAGCCAAATATGGGTGTCATTGAATCTTCATTGGGTTCAGGCTCAATATTGCCATTTGCAGAGAACAATGCAGAGCACCTTCAAGCT gaaaatgaagaaaatgtcTGTGCGTCTATTGCTGATGGTGCTAACGAGGTTTCATCAACTAATTTAGATGTTGGTGAACCATCATTGCGTAGGCAACGTCGGTCTAGAAAACCAGCTATAACTGATCCATTAGCTACAATAGCTACAGAACCTGCTGTATTGCCTGATGTTCCAAGTTGTCCGTATTGTCATGCAAAACGATTTCATCAGGAACCGCCTGGTTTTTGCTGTGCCTCCGGTGAGGTACAACTATTATCTACTGAGATGCCGAGAGAACTTATGCTATTATATATAGAAGACTCTGATGAGGCTGCTGAGTTTCGCAGATGTGTTAGAAGCTATAATAACATGTTTGCATTCACTTCGATTGGTATCCATCCTGATAAATCTTTGGCTGCAAACTACAATGGAGTTTATACATTTCGAATCCAGGGACAAATGTATCATTATATTAATCCACTTATTCCAGAGAATGGTGAGAAGCCACGGAACTTGCAACTTTACTTTGTTGACACTGACCATGAAACAACGCAGCGGCTCTCAATCTCAAGTAGATTTCAAGAAACACTGGTGACTAAGCTTGAGAAAATCTTAAAGATTAATCCTTACTCTGCATTTTTCCGAGGATTACAAGATTTGCCAGGCATAGATGATTATAAGATTGTACTTGACACCACGCCTGCTGTAGATCAACGAGTTTTCAATAAACCTACTGTGTCGCAAGTAGGAGCTGTTTGGACCGAGAGCACAAATTCTGAACATGTCAACTCTAAACACATACAAATTTATGGAAAGAATGGTCAAACGCAGATTGTCAAGCATTATTTTGCTTGTCATGATTCGTTGCAATACCCTCTTATCTTTGCAAATGGAGAGCCAGGTTGGCATCCAGGGATTGAAAAAATCCGTCATCCAAATAAGAGCAACATTACATCAGTGACTTGTGAGGGAGAAACTATTATAGCTACAACTACAGCAACGATGGCAACTGATATCATTGATGCAGAAAATAGAG CTAttaaccaaagaaaaagaaagcgcAACACAGTTTCATGTCGTGAGTATTATTGCTACAAATTGCAGATCCGAGATGCTGACCGGTCAATGTTATTACATATAGGGAGATTACTACAGCAATATGTAGTCGATGTCTATGTCAAGATTGAGTCAATCAGATTAGATTTCCACAGAGGAAGAAGCAAACAGGCTCAACTTCGGACAGAGATTTATCAAGGCATAGTTGATAGTATTTCTAGCGgtgaatcatcatcatcaagtaTTGGTAAACGTATTTTTCTACCAGCTTCGTTCATTGGTGGCCCTCGAGATATGCGACGACGATATATGGATGCTATGTCTTTGGTTCAAAGATATGGAAAACCGGATATCTTTTTGACGATGACCTGCAACAAGAATTGGCCTGAGATTAAAAAAATGCTTTTGCCAACTGATAAAGTTGAGAATAGACCAGATTTAATATCTCGAGTTTTTCGTGCAAAGCTTCAACAACTGAAAGATGAACTTCTGAAAAAGAACATATTTGGAAAAGTAGCAGCTTATACATATGTGATTGAGTTCCAGAAAAGAGGTTTGCCTCATGCTCATTTCTTGATAATTCTGAAACAAGGATGGAAGATGTACTCTCCTGAATCATACGATCGCATAGTGTGTGCTGAGTTGCCAGATGCTAGGCAGCATCCTTATCTTTATGAACTCGTTGTCAAACATATGATGCATGGTCCTTGTGGTGCTATGAATCCAAGTTGCCCATGCATGAAACAACACATTGGATGCAAGGATAATTATCCTAAGGAGTTTACAGAAGCCACTCGCCACAGTCACAACTCCTACCCTGTTTATCGACGACGAGATTTTCAGCAATCAGTAACTGTTCGTGGACATCCTCTTGATAATCGATGGGTAATACCATACAATCCCTATTTACTGTCTAAATTTAATTGTCATATAAATGTAGAAATTTGTTCAACAATTCGAGctgtcaaatatatatataaatacatcTATAAAGGCCATGATAAAATTCTATATCAGTTGACTAATACGGGGCCTAATGAAATTGttgatgaaataaaaaattttgtttgtgCAAGATGGGTCTCTCCCCCTGAAGCAATGTGGAGAATCTATGCATTTGACTTAAATGAGGTACATCCATCAGTAATTTCTTTGCAACTTCATTTGGAGAATAAGCAATCAGTTACATTTGATGAAAACCAATCGTTGCAAAATGTAATCAGCAATCCATGTTCCTCACAGACAATGCTTACAGAATTCTTTAGCATGAATTGTTATGATGAATACGCCAAGCATTTGAATTGTTTATATATAGAGTTTCCTGAGTATTTTACTTGGAATGCACAATCAAAATATTGGAGTAGACGAAAAAGAGGAGAAGTTATTGGTCGTATTTTAACTGCTCGCCCTACTGAAGGGGAGCGATACTATCTCAGAATGTTGTTAATGCATGTTAGGAAGCCTACTTCTTTCCAAGATCTAAAGGTTGTCAATGGATACGTATGTCAAACATTTAAAGAAGCTGCAAATTTACTTGGCCTATTGCATTCTGACAATGCTGCTGAACTTTGCTTACAGGAAGCTTCTGCATACCAGATGCCAAGTTCTCTTCGACAATTATTCGCATCTATATTAGCTTATTGTACTCCTACAAATCCACGAGAGTTATGGTTGAAATATGAAGATTTCTTATCTGAAGATATTCGACATA CAATACGATCAAAAGGATGCATAGCACTAGCAACTGCAACATCTGGAGTTGCAGCTTCAATTTTACCTGGTGGCCGTACAGCACATTCGAGGTTTAAAATCCCATTACAAGATAGTGATACAGCAATTTGCAATATTGGAAAGCAAAGTGCTATTGCTAAGTTAATAAGAGATGCAAAAGTAATTATTTGGGATGAAGCAAGCATGGCAAAGCGTAGCTCAATAGAAAAATTTGATGAATCATTAAAAGATATCATGAATAAAGATGCCATATTTGGTGGTAAGATCATTGTTTTTGGTGGTGATTTCCGACAAACATTACCAGTGATCACCAAAGGGTGTAAAGAAGAAATTGTCAATGCTAGCTTAGTAAAGTCTCCTATTTGGCCGTACCtcataaaactaaaactatcacAAAATATGCGAGCTTAG
- the LOC113718462 gene encoding uncharacterized protein isoform X1 yields MGRNRVYGSLEEARAEKNRRSREQRAAARRETKNDAPLGVCTLAVTAFNIHDSNAVNQPNMGVIESSLGSGSILPFAENNAEHLQAENQGDVSRSTGNGAREVPTTNSDAGESSLHRRRRRTRRSMTNPLNTIITEPAVLLSNAEQFPTENEENVCASIADGANEVSSTNLDVGEPSLRRQRRSRKPAITDPLATIATEPAVLPDVPSCPYCHAKRFHQEPPGFCCASGEVQLLSTEMPRELMLLYIEDSDEAAEFRRCVRSYNNMFAFTSIGIHPDKSLAANYNGVYTFRIQGQMYHYINPLIPENGEKPRNLQLYFVDTDHETTQRLSISSRFQETLVTKLEKILKINPYSAFFRGLQDLPGIDDYKIVLDTTPAVDQRVFNKPTVSQVGAVWTESTNSEHVNSKHIQIYGKNGQTQIVKHYFACHDSLQYPLIFANGEPGWHPGIEKIRHPNKSNITSVTCEGETIIATTTATMATDIIDAENRAINQRKRKRNTVSCREYYCYKLQIRDADRSMLLHIGRLLQQYVVDVYVKIESIRLDFHRGRSKQAQLRTEIYQGIVDSISSGESSSSSIGKRIFLPASFIGGPRDMRRRYMDAMSLVQRYGKPDIFLTMTCNKNWPEIKKMLLPTDKVENRPDLISRVFRAKLQQLKDELLKKNIFGKVAAYTYVIEFQKRGLPHAHFLIILKQGWKMYSPESYDRIVCAELPDARQHPYLYELVVKHMMHGPCGAMNPSCPCMKQHIGCKDNYPKEFTEATRHSHNSYPVYRRRDFQQSVTVRGHPLDNRWVIPYNPYLLSKFNCHINVEICSTIRAVKYIYKYIYKGHDKILYQLTNTGPNEIVDEIKNFVCARWVSPPEAMWRIYAFDLNEVHPSVISLQLHLENKQSVTFDENQSLQNVISNPCSSQTMLTEFFSMNCYDEYAKHLNCLYIEFPEYFTWNAQSKYWSRRKRGEVIGRILTARPTEGERYYLRMLLMHVRKPTSFQDLKVVNGYVCQTFKEAANLLGLLHSDNAAELCLQEASAYQMPSSLRQLFASILAYCTPTNPRELWLKYEDFLSEDIRHTIRSKGCIALATATSGVAASILPGGRTAHSRFKIPLQDSDTAICNIGKQSAIAKLIRDAKVIIWDEASMAKRSSIEKFDESLKDIMNKDAIFGGKIIVFGGDFRQTLPVITKGCKEEIVNASLVKSPIWPYLIKLKLSQNMRA; encoded by the exons ATGGGTCGAAATAGAGTATATGGAAGTTTGGAAGAGGCTCGTGCTGAGAAAAATCGAAGGAGCCGCGAGCAACGTGCTGCTGCTCGGCGTGAGACAAAGAATGATGCGCCATTAGGAGTGTGTACATTAGCTGTCACAGCTTTTAATATACATGACTCAAATGCTGTGAATCAGCCAAATATGGGTGTCATTGAATCTTCATTGGGTTCAGGCTCAATATTGCCATTTGCAGAGAACAATGCAGAGCACCTTCAAGCT GAAAATCAAGGAGATGTATCTAGGTCTACTGGTAATGGTGCTCGCGAGGTTCCGACAACTAATTCAGATGCCGGTGAATCATCTTTGCATAGGCGACGTCGACGTACAAGACGTTCTATGACTAATCCATTGAACACAATAATTACAGAGCCTGCAGTATTGCTCAGTAATGCAGAGCAATTTCCAACC gaaaatgaagaaaatgtcTGTGCGTCTATTGCTGATGGTGCTAACGAGGTTTCATCAACTAATTTAGATGTTGGTGAACCATCATTGCGTAGGCAACGTCGGTCTAGAAAACCAGCTATAACTGATCCATTAGCTACAATAGCTACAGAACCTGCTGTATTGCCTGATGTTCCAAGTTGTCCGTATTGTCATGCAAAACGATTTCATCAGGAACCGCCTGGTTTTTGCTGTGCCTCCGGTGAGGTACAACTATTATCTACTGAGATGCCGAGAGAACTTATGCTATTATATATAGAAGACTCTGATGAGGCTGCTGAGTTTCGCAGATGTGTTAGAAGCTATAATAACATGTTTGCATTCACTTCGATTGGTATCCATCCTGATAAATCTTTGGCTGCAAACTACAATGGAGTTTATACATTTCGAATCCAGGGACAAATGTATCATTATATTAATCCACTTATTCCAGAGAATGGTGAGAAGCCACGGAACTTGCAACTTTACTTTGTTGACACTGACCATGAAACAACGCAGCGGCTCTCAATCTCAAGTAGATTTCAAGAAACACTGGTGACTAAGCTTGAGAAAATCTTAAAGATTAATCCTTACTCTGCATTTTTCCGAGGATTACAAGATTTGCCAGGCATAGATGATTATAAGATTGTACTTGACACCACGCCTGCTGTAGATCAACGAGTTTTCAATAAACCTACTGTGTCGCAAGTAGGAGCTGTTTGGACCGAGAGCACAAATTCTGAACATGTCAACTCTAAACACATACAAATTTATGGAAAGAATGGTCAAACGCAGATTGTCAAGCATTATTTTGCTTGTCATGATTCGTTGCAATACCCTCTTATCTTTGCAAATGGAGAGCCAGGTTGGCATCCAGGGATTGAAAAAATCCGTCATCCAAATAAGAGCAACATTACATCAGTGACTTGTGAGGGAGAAACTATTATAGCTACAACTACAGCAACGATGGCAACTGATATCATTGATGCAGAAAATAGAG CTAttaaccaaagaaaaagaaagcgcAACACAGTTTCATGTCGTGAGTATTATTGCTACAAATTGCAGATCCGAGATGCTGACCGGTCAATGTTATTACATATAGGGAGATTACTACAGCAATATGTAGTCGATGTCTATGTCAAGATTGAGTCAATCAGATTAGATTTCCACAGAGGAAGAAGCAAACAGGCTCAACTTCGGACAGAGATTTATCAAGGCATAGTTGATAGTATTTCTAGCGgtgaatcatcatcatcaagtaTTGGTAAACGTATTTTTCTACCAGCTTCGTTCATTGGTGGCCCTCGAGATATGCGACGACGATATATGGATGCTATGTCTTTGGTTCAAAGATATGGAAAACCGGATATCTTTTTGACGATGACCTGCAACAAGAATTGGCCTGAGATTAAAAAAATGCTTTTGCCAACTGATAAAGTTGAGAATAGACCAGATTTAATATCTCGAGTTTTTCGTGCAAAGCTTCAACAACTGAAAGATGAACTTCTGAAAAAGAACATATTTGGAAAAGTAGCAGCTTATACATATGTGATTGAGTTCCAGAAAAGAGGTTTGCCTCATGCTCATTTCTTGATAATTCTGAAACAAGGATGGAAGATGTACTCTCCTGAATCATACGATCGCATAGTGTGTGCTGAGTTGCCAGATGCTAGGCAGCATCCTTATCTTTATGAACTCGTTGTCAAACATATGATGCATGGTCCTTGTGGTGCTATGAATCCAAGTTGCCCATGCATGAAACAACACATTGGATGCAAGGATAATTATCCTAAGGAGTTTACAGAAGCCACTCGCCACAGTCACAACTCCTACCCTGTTTATCGACGACGAGATTTTCAGCAATCAGTAACTGTTCGTGGACATCCTCTTGATAATCGATGGGTAATACCATACAATCCCTATTTACTGTCTAAATTTAATTGTCATATAAATGTAGAAATTTGTTCAACAATTCGAGctgtcaaatatatatataaatacatcTATAAAGGCCATGATAAAATTCTATATCAGTTGACTAATACGGGGCCTAATGAAATTGttgatgaaataaaaaattttgtttgtgCAAGATGGGTCTCTCCCCCTGAAGCAATGTGGAGAATCTATGCATTTGACTTAAATGAGGTACATCCATCAGTAATTTCTTTGCAACTTCATTTGGAGAATAAGCAATCAGTTACATTTGATGAAAACCAATCGTTGCAAAATGTAATCAGCAATCCATGTTCCTCACAGACAATGCTTACAGAATTCTTTAGCATGAATTGTTATGATGAATACGCCAAGCATTTGAATTGTTTATATATAGAGTTTCCTGAGTATTTTACTTGGAATGCACAATCAAAATATTGGAGTAGACGAAAAAGAGGAGAAGTTATTGGTCGTATTTTAACTGCTCGCCCTACTGAAGGGGAGCGATACTATCTCAGAATGTTGTTAATGCATGTTAGGAAGCCTACTTCTTTCCAAGATCTAAAGGTTGTCAATGGATACGTATGTCAAACATTTAAAGAAGCTGCAAATTTACTTGGCCTATTGCATTCTGACAATGCTGCTGAACTTTGCTTACAGGAAGCTTCTGCATACCAGATGCCAAGTTCTCTTCGACAATTATTCGCATCTATATTAGCTTATTGTACTCCTACAAATCCACGAGAGTTATGGTTGAAATATGAAGATTTCTTATCTGAAGATATTCGACATA CAATACGATCAAAAGGATGCATAGCACTAGCAACTGCAACATCTGGAGTTGCAGCTTCAATTTTACCTGGTGGCCGTACAGCACATTCGAGGTTTAAAATCCCATTACAAGATAGTGATACAGCAATTTGCAATATTGGAAAGCAAAGTGCTATTGCTAAGTTAATAAGAGATGCAAAAGTAATTATTTGGGATGAAGCAAGCATGGCAAAGCGTAGCTCAATAGAAAAATTTGATGAATCATTAAAAGATATCATGAATAAAGATGCCATATTTGGTGGTAAGATCATTGTTTTTGGTGGTGATTTCCGACAAACATTACCAGTGATCACCAAAGGGTGTAAAGAAGAAATTGTCAATGCTAGCTTAGTAAAGTCTCCTATTTGGCCGTACCtcataaaactaaaactatcacAAAATATGCGAGCTTAG
- the LOC113718462 gene encoding uncharacterized protein isoform X2 has protein sequence MGRNRVYGSLEEARAEKNRRSREQRAAARRETKNDAPLGVCTLAVTAFNIHDSNAVNQPNMGVIESSLGSGSILPFAENNAEHLQAENQGDVSRSTGNGAREVPTTNSDAGESSLHRRRRRTRRSMTNPLNTIITEPAVLLSNAEQFPTENEENVCASIADGANEVSSTNLDVGEPSLRRQRRSRKPAITDPLATIATEPAVLPDVPSCPYCHAKRFHQEPPGFCCASGEVQLLSTEMPRELMLLYIEDSDEAAEFRRCVRSYNNMFAFTSIGIHPDKSLAANYNGVYTFRIQGQMYHYINPLIPENGEKPRNLQLYFVDTDHETTQRLSISSRFQETLVTKLEKILKINPYSAFFRGLQDLPGIDDYKIVLDTTPAVDQRVFNKPTVSQVGAVWTESTNSEHVNSKHIQIYGKNGQTQIVKHYFACHDSLQYPLIFANGEPGWHPGIEKIRHPNKSNITSVTCEGETIIATTTATMATDIIDAENRGRLLQQYVVDVYVKIESIRLDFHRGRSKQAQLRTEIYQGIVDSISSGESSSSSIGKRIFLPASFIGGPRDMRRRYMDAMSLVQRYGKPDIFLTMTCNKNWPEIKKMLLPTDKVENRPDLISRVFRAKLQQLKDELLKKNIFGKVAAYTYVIEFQKRGLPHAHFLIILKQGWKMYSPESYDRIVCAELPDARQHPYLYELVVKHMMHGPCGAMNPSCPCMKQHIGCKDNYPKEFTEATRHSHNSYPVYRRRDFQQSVTVRGHPLDNRWVIPYNPYLLSKFNCHINVEICSTIRAVKYIYKYIYKGHDKILYQLTNTGPNEIVDEIKNFVCARWVSPPEAMWRIYAFDLNEVHPSVISLQLHLENKQSVTFDENQSLQNVISNPCSSQTMLTEFFSMNCYDEYAKHLNCLYIEFPEYFTWNAQSKYWSRRKRGEVIGRILTARPTEGERYYLRMLLMHVRKPTSFQDLKVVNGYVCQTFKEAANLLGLLHSDNAAELCLQEASAYQMPSSLRQLFASILAYCTPTNPRELWLKYEDFLSEDIRHTIRSKGCIALATATSGVAASILPGGRTAHSRFKIPLQDSDTAICNIGKQSAIAKLIRDAKVIIWDEASMAKRSSIEKFDESLKDIMNKDAIFGGKIIVFGGDFRQTLPVITKGCKEEIVNASLVKSPIWPYLIKLKLSQNMRA, from the exons ATGGGTCGAAATAGAGTATATGGAAGTTTGGAAGAGGCTCGTGCTGAGAAAAATCGAAGGAGCCGCGAGCAACGTGCTGCTGCTCGGCGTGAGACAAAGAATGATGCGCCATTAGGAGTGTGTACATTAGCTGTCACAGCTTTTAATATACATGACTCAAATGCTGTGAATCAGCCAAATATGGGTGTCATTGAATCTTCATTGGGTTCAGGCTCAATATTGCCATTTGCAGAGAACAATGCAGAGCACCTTCAAGCT GAAAATCAAGGAGATGTATCTAGGTCTACTGGTAATGGTGCTCGCGAGGTTCCGACAACTAATTCAGATGCCGGTGAATCATCTTTGCATAGGCGACGTCGACGTACAAGACGTTCTATGACTAATCCATTGAACACAATAATTACAGAGCCTGCAGTATTGCTCAGTAATGCAGAGCAATTTCCAACC gaaaatgaagaaaatgtcTGTGCGTCTATTGCTGATGGTGCTAACGAGGTTTCATCAACTAATTTAGATGTTGGTGAACCATCATTGCGTAGGCAACGTCGGTCTAGAAAACCAGCTATAACTGATCCATTAGCTACAATAGCTACAGAACCTGCTGTATTGCCTGATGTTCCAAGTTGTCCGTATTGTCATGCAAAACGATTTCATCAGGAACCGCCTGGTTTTTGCTGTGCCTCCGGTGAGGTACAACTATTATCTACTGAGATGCCGAGAGAACTTATGCTATTATATATAGAAGACTCTGATGAGGCTGCTGAGTTTCGCAGATGTGTTAGAAGCTATAATAACATGTTTGCATTCACTTCGATTGGTATCCATCCTGATAAATCTTTGGCTGCAAACTACAATGGAGTTTATACATTTCGAATCCAGGGACAAATGTATCATTATATTAATCCACTTATTCCAGAGAATGGTGAGAAGCCACGGAACTTGCAACTTTACTTTGTTGACACTGACCATGAAACAACGCAGCGGCTCTCAATCTCAAGTAGATTTCAAGAAACACTGGTGACTAAGCTTGAGAAAATCTTAAAGATTAATCCTTACTCTGCATTTTTCCGAGGATTACAAGATTTGCCAGGCATAGATGATTATAAGATTGTACTTGACACCACGCCTGCTGTAGATCAACGAGTTTTCAATAAACCTACTGTGTCGCAAGTAGGAGCTGTTTGGACCGAGAGCACAAATTCTGAACATGTCAACTCTAAACACATACAAATTTATGGAAAGAATGGTCAAACGCAGATTGTCAAGCATTATTTTGCTTGTCATGATTCGTTGCAATACCCTCTTATCTTTGCAAATGGAGAGCCAGGTTGGCATCCAGGGATTGAAAAAATCCGTCATCCAAATAAGAGCAACATTACATCAGTGACTTGTGAGGGAGAAACTATTATAGCTACAACTACAGCAACGATGGCAACTGATATCATTGATGCAGAAAATAGAG GGAGATTACTACAGCAATATGTAGTCGATGTCTATGTCAAGATTGAGTCAATCAGATTAGATTTCCACAGAGGAAGAAGCAAACAGGCTCAACTTCGGACAGAGATTTATCAAGGCATAGTTGATAGTATTTCTAGCGgtgaatcatcatcatcaagtaTTGGTAAACGTATTTTTCTACCAGCTTCGTTCATTGGTGGCCCTCGAGATATGCGACGACGATATATGGATGCTATGTCTTTGGTTCAAAGATATGGAAAACCGGATATCTTTTTGACGATGACCTGCAACAAGAATTGGCCTGAGATTAAAAAAATGCTTTTGCCAACTGATAAAGTTGAGAATAGACCAGATTTAATATCTCGAGTTTTTCGTGCAAAGCTTCAACAACTGAAAGATGAACTTCTGAAAAAGAACATATTTGGAAAAGTAGCAGCTTATACATATGTGATTGAGTTCCAGAAAAGAGGTTTGCCTCATGCTCATTTCTTGATAATTCTGAAACAAGGATGGAAGATGTACTCTCCTGAATCATACGATCGCATAGTGTGTGCTGAGTTGCCAGATGCTAGGCAGCATCCTTATCTTTATGAACTCGTTGTCAAACATATGATGCATGGTCCTTGTGGTGCTATGAATCCAAGTTGCCCATGCATGAAACAACACATTGGATGCAAGGATAATTATCCTAAGGAGTTTACAGAAGCCACTCGCCACAGTCACAACTCCTACCCTGTTTATCGACGACGAGATTTTCAGCAATCAGTAACTGTTCGTGGACATCCTCTTGATAATCGATGGGTAATACCATACAATCCCTATTTACTGTCTAAATTTAATTGTCATATAAATGTAGAAATTTGTTCAACAATTCGAGctgtcaaatatatatataaatacatcTATAAAGGCCATGATAAAATTCTATATCAGTTGACTAATACGGGGCCTAATGAAATTGttgatgaaataaaaaattttgtttgtgCAAGATGGGTCTCTCCCCCTGAAGCAATGTGGAGAATCTATGCATTTGACTTAAATGAGGTACATCCATCAGTAATTTCTTTGCAACTTCATTTGGAGAATAAGCAATCAGTTACATTTGATGAAAACCAATCGTTGCAAAATGTAATCAGCAATCCATGTTCCTCACAGACAATGCTTACAGAATTCTTTAGCATGAATTGTTATGATGAATACGCCAAGCATTTGAATTGTTTATATATAGAGTTTCCTGAGTATTTTACTTGGAATGCACAATCAAAATATTGGAGTAGACGAAAAAGAGGAGAAGTTATTGGTCGTATTTTAACTGCTCGCCCTACTGAAGGGGAGCGATACTATCTCAGAATGTTGTTAATGCATGTTAGGAAGCCTACTTCTTTCCAAGATCTAAAGGTTGTCAATGGATACGTATGTCAAACATTTAAAGAAGCTGCAAATTTACTTGGCCTATTGCATTCTGACAATGCTGCTGAACTTTGCTTACAGGAAGCTTCTGCATACCAGATGCCAAGTTCTCTTCGACAATTATTCGCATCTATATTAGCTTATTGTACTCCTACAAATCCACGAGAGTTATGGTTGAAATATGAAGATTTCTTATCTGAAGATATTCGACATA CAATACGATCAAAAGGATGCATAGCACTAGCAACTGCAACATCTGGAGTTGCAGCTTCAATTTTACCTGGTGGCCGTACAGCACATTCGAGGTTTAAAATCCCATTACAAGATAGTGATACAGCAATTTGCAATATTGGAAAGCAAAGTGCTATTGCTAAGTTAATAAGAGATGCAAAAGTAATTATTTGGGATGAAGCAAGCATGGCAAAGCGTAGCTCAATAGAAAAATTTGATGAATCATTAAAAGATATCATGAATAAAGATGCCATATTTGGTGGTAAGATCATTGTTTTTGGTGGTGATTTCCGACAAACATTACCAGTGATCACCAAAGGGTGTAAAGAAGAAATTGTCAATGCTAGCTTAGTAAAGTCTCCTATTTGGCCGTACCtcataaaactaaaactatcacAAAATATGCGAGCTTAG